In Pseudomonas hamedanensis, a single window of DNA contains:
- a CDS encoding flavin reductase family protein has protein sequence MSDSHRRPVPLNKAYRLLNHGPTVLVSAAHDGQRNIMAAAWAMPLDFEPPKVAVVLDKSTWTRQLLEASGTFVLNVPCVNQADIVQTVGNTSGLDITRTQGQDKFQAYGLQTFAGEQVEAPLLEGCVAWLECRLLPEPRNHEQYDLFLAEVIAAQADERVFSDGRWHFEGHDGLRTLHHVAGGHFLTIGDGVDGKTLTV, from the coding sequence ATGAGCGACTCTCACCGCCGTCCGGTGCCCTTGAACAAAGCCTATCGCCTGCTCAACCACGGACCGACCGTACTGGTCAGCGCCGCCCATGACGGCCAGCGCAACATCATGGCCGCCGCCTGGGCCATGCCGCTGGATTTCGAACCGCCGAAGGTCGCCGTCGTCCTCGATAAATCCACCTGGACCCGCCAGTTGCTCGAAGCCTCCGGCACCTTCGTGCTGAACGTGCCGTGCGTCAATCAGGCCGATATCGTGCAAACCGTGGGCAACACCTCCGGTCTGGACATCACCCGGACCCAAGGTCAGGACAAATTTCAGGCGTACGGCCTGCAGACCTTCGCTGGCGAACAGGTTGAAGCGCCGCTGCTGGAGGGCTGCGTCGCCTGGCTCGAATGTCGCCTGCTGCCGGAGCCGCGCAATCACGAGCAATACGACCTGTTCCTTGCCGAAGTCATCGCCGCCCAGGCCGACGAGCGCGTGTTCAGCGACGGCCGCTGGCATTTCGAAGGGCATGATGGCTTGCGCACGCTACACCACGTTGCGGGCGGGCATTTCCTGACGATTGGCGATGGGGTGGACGGCAAGACGCTGACGGTTTAA
- a CDS encoding methyl-accepting chemotaxis protein — protein MITDQVNREQAVADAASIAYSTSQQTDSTAQRGTTVVTEAVNVMRDLSRHMQAAGEGIEALNEQSLVIGTIVKTISGIAEQTNLLALNAAIEAARAGEQGRGFAVVADEVRQLASRTSQATDEIVGVVRQNQEMARSAVALMTDGKLQAEQGLALAAEAGTVIVEIQDGAQKVVDAVGQFANQLSH, from the coding sequence GTGATCACCGATCAGGTCAACCGCGAGCAGGCGGTTGCCGACGCGGCCAGCATTGCTTACAGCACTTCGCAACAAACTGACAGTACCGCGCAGCGCGGCACCACGGTGGTCACCGAAGCGGTGAACGTGATGCGTGATTTGTCACGCCACATGCAAGCCGCCGGTGAGGGCATCGAAGCGCTGAACGAACAATCGCTGGTGATCGGCACGATCGTCAAAACCATCAGCGGCATTGCCGAACAGACCAACCTGCTGGCGCTCAACGCCGCGATCGAAGCCGCCCGTGCCGGCGAACAGGGCCGTGGTTTTGCCGTGGTCGCGGACGAGGTGCGGCAACTGGCCTCGCGCACCAGCCAGGCGACGGATGAGATTGTCGGTGTGGTGCGGCAGAACCAGGAAATGGCCCGCAGCGCCGTGGCGCTAATGACCGACGGCAAGCTTCAGGCCGAGCAAGGGCTGGCGCTGGCAGCAGAGGCGGGGACGGTGATTGTCGAGATTCAGGACGGTGCGCAGAAAGTGGTGGATGCGGTGGGGCAGTTTGCCAATCAGCTCTCCCACTGA
- a CDS encoding MFS transporter: MTANSPARPAPFSRSDYKTLGLAALGGALEIYDFIIFVFFALTLSQLFFPPEMPEWLRLLQSFGIFVTGYLARPLGGILMAHFADRLGRKKVFSLSILMMALPCLLIGIMPTYAQIGYFAPLLLLALRILQGAAVGGEVPSAWVFVAEHAPTGHRGYALGFLQAGLTFGYLIGALTATFLAQVFTPAEILDYAWRYPFLLGGVFGVIGVYLRRWLSETPVFMAMEAQREARIELPLRTVLREHRLAMLPAMLLTCVLTSAVVVFVVITPTMMQKTFGMTASHTFGLSALGIVFLNIGCVIAGLLVDRIGAWRTVMLYSLLLPLGIGVLYGCLITGGHWVGIAYAVAGLACGVVGAVPSVMVGLFPARIRVSGISFTYNIAYAAWASITPLLLIGLMPWSPWICVMFCAVMGAVGMLTAAYFGARMPRTGPCQAAGAI, translated from the coding sequence ATGACTGCCAATTCCCCAGCCCGACCGGCGCCATTCAGCCGTTCCGACTACAAGACCCTCGGCCTTGCGGCGCTCGGCGGGGCGCTGGAAATCTACGATTTCATCATTTTCGTATTCTTCGCGCTGACCCTGAGTCAACTGTTCTTCCCGCCGGAAATGCCCGAGTGGCTGCGTCTGCTGCAAAGTTTCGGCATCTTCGTCACCGGTTACCTGGCGCGGCCATTGGGCGGGATTCTGATGGCGCATTTCGCCGATCGCCTGGGCCGCAAAAAGGTTTTCAGCCTGAGCATCCTGATGATGGCGCTGCCATGCCTGCTGATCGGGATCATGCCGACCTACGCCCAGATCGGCTATTTCGCACCGCTGCTGTTGCTGGCGCTGCGCATCCTCCAGGGCGCGGCGGTGGGCGGCGAAGTACCGAGCGCCTGGGTGTTCGTTGCCGAGCATGCGCCGACCGGCCATCGCGGTTATGCCTTGGGTTTTCTCCAGGCCGGCCTGACCTTCGGTTACTTGATCGGCGCACTGACCGCGACCTTCCTCGCGCAAGTTTTCACGCCCGCAGAAATCCTCGACTACGCCTGGCGCTATCCGTTTCTGCTCGGCGGCGTGTTCGGTGTGATCGGCGTTTATCTGCGTCGCTGGCTCAGCGAAACCCCGGTGTTTATGGCCATGGAGGCGCAGCGTGAGGCGCGGATCGAACTGCCGCTGCGCACGGTGCTGCGTGAACACCGTCTGGCCATGCTGCCGGCGATGTTGCTGACCTGTGTGCTGACTTCGGCGGTGGTGGTGTTTGTCGTGATCACGCCGACAATGATGCAGAAAACCTTCGGCATGACTGCCAGTCACACCTTCGGCCTCAGCGCTTTGGGCATTGTCTTCCTCAATATCGGCTGCGTGATCGCCGGGCTGTTGGTCGATCGCATTGGCGCGTGGCGCACGGTCATGCTGTACAGCCTGTTGCTGCCGCTGGGCATTGGCGTGTTGTATGGCTGCCTGATCACGGGTGGCCACTGGGTCGGCATTGCTTACGCGGTGGCGGGCCTCGCCTGCGGTGTTGTCGGTGCGGTGCCATCAGTGATGGTGGGGCTGTTCCCGGCGCGTATTCGCGTGTCGGGCATTTCCTTCACCTACAACATTGCCTACGCCGCGTGGGCAAGTATTACACCGCTATTGCTGATTGGTCTGATGCCGTGGAGCCCATGGATCTGCGTGATGTTCTGTGCAGTGATGGGCGCGGTGGGGATGCTGACGGCGGCGTATTTCGGTGCGCGCATGCCGCGCACGGGACCGTGTCAGGCTGCCGGCGCCATCTGA
- a CDS encoding short-chain fatty acid transporter has protein sequence MAVDIEDSRSARFALRCSSFAERWFPDSWVFAALAVIIVALATLAMGAKPTAAAMAFGDGFWSLIPFTMQMAFVVIGGYVVASSPPAVKLIDKLARIPKNGRSAVAWVALISMVASLLNWGLSLVFGGLLVRALARRTDLKMDYRAAGAAAYLGLGAVWALGLSSSAAQLQANPGSLPPSILSITGVIPFTETIFLWQSGVMLLALIVISIIIAYATAPGPNSARDAEACGIDPAFNLPPLQPRTRPGEWLEHSPLLIIVLVLLAAGWLLHEFSTKPAITAISGLNTYNFLFIMLGALLHWRPRSFLDAVARAVPTTTGVLIQFPLYGSIAALMTTVKGADAQTLAHHISTFFVSIASHDTYALLMGVYSAILGFFIPSGGGKWIIEAPYVMQVANDLQYHLGWAVQIYNAAEALPNLINPFYMLPLLGVLGLKARDLIGFSFVQLLVHTPLVLLLLWALGTTLAYTPPVMP, from the coding sequence GTGGCCGTTGATATCGAAGATAGCCGCTCCGCGCGCTTTGCCCTGCGCTGTTCAAGTTTTGCCGAACGCTGGTTTCCCGACTCCTGGGTGTTCGCCGCGCTGGCCGTGATCATCGTTGCCCTGGCCACGCTGGCCATGGGCGCTAAACCCACCGCTGCCGCCATGGCCTTCGGTGACGGCTTCTGGAGCCTGATCCCCTTCACCATGCAGATGGCGTTCGTGGTGATCGGCGGCTACGTTGTCGCCAGCTCACCGCCCGCGGTCAAACTGATCGACAAGCTGGCGCGCATCCCAAAGAACGGTCGCTCCGCCGTAGCCTGGGTAGCGCTGATCTCGATGGTCGCGTCTCTGCTCAACTGGGGCCTGTCGCTGGTGTTCGGCGGGCTGCTGGTGCGCGCCCTTGCCCGCCGCACCGATCTGAAAATGGATTATCGCGCCGCCGGTGCCGCCGCCTATCTGGGCCTCGGCGCGGTGTGGGCGCTGGGCTTGTCGTCGTCGGCCGCGCAGTTGCAGGCCAACCCTGGCAGCCTGCCGCCGTCGATTCTATCGATCACCGGGGTGATTCCGTTCACCGAAACGATTTTCCTCTGGCAGTCCGGCGTCATGCTGCTGGCGCTGATCGTTATCTCGATCATCATCGCCTACGCCACCGCCCCCGGACCGAACTCGGCACGCGACGCCGAGGCCTGCGGCATCGACCCGGCCTTCAATCTGCCGCCGCTGCAACCGCGCACCCGCCCGGGCGAATGGCTGGAACACAGTCCGCTGCTGATCATTGTGCTGGTGCTGCTGGCGGCGGGATGGCTGCTCCATGAATTCTCGACGAAACCGGCGATTACGGCGATTTCCGGGCTGAACACCTACAACTTCCTGTTCATCATGCTCGGCGCACTGCTGCACTGGCGCCCACGCAGCTTTCTCGATGCCGTGGCCCGCGCGGTCCCGACCACCACCGGCGTGCTGATCCAGTTTCCGCTGTATGGCTCGATCGCCGCGCTGATGACCACGGTCAAAGGCGCAGACGCACAGACCCTGGCCCATCACATTTCAACGTTTTTCGTCAGCATCGCCTCCCACGACACCTACGCGTTGCTGATGGGCGTGTACTCGGCGATTCTCGGCTTTTTCATTCCGTCGGGCGGCGGCAAGTGGATCATCGAAGCGCCGTACGTGATGCAAGTCGCCAACGACCTGCAATACCACCTCGGCTGGGCGGTGCAGATCTACAACGCAGCAGAAGCATTGCCCAACCTGATCAACCCGTTCTACATGCTGCCGCTGCTCGGCGTGCTCGGTTTGAAAGCGCGGGACCTGATCGGCTTCTCGTTCGTGCAATTGCTGGTGCACACGCCGCTGGTGCTCCTGTTGCTGTGGGCACTGGGGACGACATTGGCGTATACGCCGCCGGTGATGCCGTAG
- a CDS encoding nucleotidyltransferase family protein encodes MQRSAVREVIGRFRVANPRVFGSALSGTDLDGSDLDLLVDPLPGTTLFDLGGLQVELEDLLGVAVEVLTPGDLPVKFRQQVLDQARPV; translated from the coding sequence ATGCAAAGGTCCGCCGTCCGCGAAGTGATCGGGCGCTTTCGCGTGGCCAACCCGCGTGTATTTGGTTCGGCATTGTCGGGAACGGATCTGGACGGTAGCGATCTGGATCTGCTGGTGGATCCGCTGCCCGGCACCACGCTTTTCGATCTGGGCGGACTTCAGGTTGAACTTGAAGACCTGCTAGGCGTTGCGGTCGAAGTATTGACGCCGGGAGACCTGCCAGTGAAATTTCGTCAGCAGGTGCTTGATCAGGCGCGACCCGTCTAA
- a CDS encoding SET domain-containing protein-lysine N-methyltransferase, whose product MNTHAMASTAPPDTKGIYPFAGLPVRLGFPSSSDFEIVHDDGGHGVAVATRREFLQARRMCRVSGQLLPYRCRHTRQLLTGIHVYDPRFCGLLQHACDPNVFLDVSELWLWALKDIHSGERLTMDYATTEDKLLRQFACQCGSPRCRGWITGYDEPPTIEGLHFLQRWRCR is encoded by the coding sequence ATGAATACCCACGCCATGGCTTCAACCGCACCACCGGATACCAAAGGTATCTACCCGTTCGCCGGCCTGCCCGTGCGTCTCGGTTTTCCTTCCAGCAGCGATTTTGAGATCGTCCACGACGACGGCGGTCACGGGGTAGCGGTGGCAACGCGCCGCGAATTCCTGCAAGCGCGGCGAATGTGCAGGGTTTCCGGTCAATTATTGCCCTACCGCTGCCGACACACGCGGCAATTGCTGACCGGCATTCATGTCTACGATCCGCGCTTCTGCGGATTGCTCCAGCATGCCTGCGACCCCAACGTCTTTCTCGACGTGAGCGAGTTATGGCTATGGGCGCTGAAAGATATCCACAGCGGCGAACGCTTGACCATGGATTACGCCACCACCGAAGACAAACTGCTGCGCCAGTTCGCTTGCCAGTGCGGTTCGCCACGTTGCCGCGGGTGGATCACCGGTTACGACGAACCACCCACGATCGAGGGCCTGCACTTTCTGCAACGCTGGCGCTGCCGATGA
- the can gene encoding carbonate dehydratase, translated as MHDLQDLIDNNERWADAITKEDPDFFAKLARQQTPEYLWIGCSDARVPANEIVGMLPGDLFVHRNVANVVLHTDLNCLSVIQYAVDVLKVKHILVTGHYGCGGVRASMQDRQFGLIDGWLRSIRDLYYEKREELAKLPTEEEQVDRMCELNVIQQVANVAHTSIIQNAWHRGQSLSIHGCIYGIKDGRWKSLNTTISGFEQLPPQYRLRPVGAP; from the coding sequence ATGCACGATTTACAAGACCTGATTGATAACAACGAGCGTTGGGCTGACGCGATCACCAAGGAAGACCCGGATTTCTTCGCCAAACTGGCGCGCCAGCAGACCCCTGAATACCTGTGGATCGGTTGCTCCGACGCACGCGTGCCAGCCAACGAAATCGTCGGCATGCTGCCGGGGGATCTGTTCGTTCACCGTAACGTTGCCAACGTGGTGCTGCACACCGACCTCAACTGCCTGTCAGTGATCCAGTACGCGGTCGATGTGCTCAAGGTCAAACACATCCTCGTCACCGGTCACTACGGCTGCGGCGGCGTGCGCGCATCGATGCAGGATCGCCAGTTCGGCCTGATCGACGGCTGGCTACGTTCGATCCGCGACTTGTATTACGAAAAACGCGAAGAGCTGGCCAAGTTGCCGACCGAAGAAGAGCAAGTCGACCGGATGTGCGAACTCAACGTGATCCAGCAAGTGGCGAATGTCGCGCACACCAGCATCATCCAGAACGCCTGGCATCGCGGGCAGAGCCTGTCGATCCACGGCTGCATCTATGGCATCAAGGACGGCCGCTGGAAAAGCCTGAATACGACCATCAGCGGTTTCGAGCAGTTGCCGCCGCAGTATCGCCTGCGTCCGGTCGGCGCGCCTTGA
- a CDS encoding serine kinase/phosphatase codes for MTDSRRPYDAVQPEPIDDNEDRMGSVRELDFDDEETAKIGDELPERERDQLMPRERVREAGMTGASMDDRQPTDDDMSPETLIRDDGARDAEEIGDGEQADWDLSVVDENDIGGGDGLDEAEMADLDPLDGKR; via the coding sequence ATGACTGATTCACGACGCCCTTATGATGCGGTGCAACCGGAGCCCATCGATGATAACGAAGACCGCATGGGTTCGGTGCGTGAGCTGGATTTTGACGACGAGGAGACCGCGAAGATTGGTGATGAGCTGCCCGAGCGTGAACGCGACCAACTGATGCCCCGTGAGCGCGTGCGTGAGGCGGGTATGACGGGCGCGTCGATGGATGATCGTCAGCCCACCGACGATGATATGAGCCCGGAAACCCTGATTCGCGACGATGGCGCCCGGGATGCCGAGGAAATCGGCGACGGTGAGCAGGCGGATTGGGACTTGAGTGTGGTCGATGAGAATGACATCGGCGGCGGTGACGGGCTGGATGAGGCTGAGATGGCGGATCTGGATCCGCTGGATGGCAAGCGCTGA
- the rimI gene encoding ribosomal protein S18-alanine N-acetyltransferase — protein MSDAVTFRPMTEADLEAVLKIEYAAYSHPWTRGIFLDGLGKYQIWLMFEGQQQVGHGVVQIILDEAHLLNITVKPENQGRGLGLTLLEHLMSRAYAAEARECFLEVRDSNTAAFKLYERYGFNEIGRRRDYYPAVGGREDAVVMACTLVD, from the coding sequence ATGAGTGACGCGGTAACCTTCCGTCCGATGACCGAGGCGGATCTCGAGGCAGTGCTGAAAATCGAATATGCCGCGTACAGTCATCCGTGGACTCGGGGAATCTTTCTTGATGGATTGGGCAAATACCAGATCTGGCTGATGTTCGAAGGGCAGCAGCAGGTTGGGCACGGTGTGGTGCAGATCATTCTCGATGAGGCACACCTGCTCAATATTACCGTGAAGCCGGAAAATCAGGGGCGTGGACTAGGGCTGACGTTGCTTGAGCATTTGATGTCGCGGGCGTATGCGGCCGAGGCTCGGGAGTGTTTTCTTGAGGTGCGTGACAGCAATACCGCGGCGTTCAAGTTGTATGAACGGTATGGCTTCAACGAGATAGGCCGGCGGCGGGATTACTATCCGGCGGTGGGTGGGCGCGAGGATGCAGTGGTCATGGCCTGTACCTTGGTGGATTAG
- a CDS encoding energy transducer TonB, whose protein sequence is MQVVNWLPRTELPFAAPSRPELLQMPEPEVEVAVAVVPAPQAEAPVAPAARTPERPKIEVPRPSLASTRNGAKPVEVVDDTPVVVKPAPVPPPRFALQLLRAGRCLLLVELPTGEAFQSRDPAYLLLKDMLRAAGLPDAPQIVGEPVRWPWLNRGTLDQGPEAARDFVQGFLSVQMETAPCACLWLIGLPAVRFAGEADAEAFNRELQIEGLGSAWAVPGLELLMEEPQRKAAVWQAMRRLMARWKESNE, encoded by the coding sequence ATGCAGGTGGTCAACTGGCTGCCGCGCACCGAACTGCCTTTCGCCGCACCGTCGCGGCCCGAGCTGCTGCAGATGCCCGAGCCTGAGGTCGAGGTTGCGGTTGCGGTTGTGCCGGCGCCTCAGGCCGAAGCGCCGGTAGCCCCTGCCGCGCGTACGCCCGAGCGGCCGAAAATCGAAGTGCCGCGTCCGTCGTTGGCCAGTACCCGAAACGGCGCCAAACCGGTGGAGGTGGTCGACGACACGCCTGTGGTTGTCAAGCCAGCGCCGGTGCCGCCGCCGCGTTTTGCCCTGCAACTGCTGCGCGCCGGACGCTGTCTGCTGCTGGTCGAGTTACCCACAGGCGAAGCGTTCCAGAGCCGCGATCCGGCGTATTTGCTGCTCAAGGACATGTTGCGCGCCGCCGGTCTGCCGGATGCGCCGCAGATTGTCGGGGAGCCGGTGCGCTGGCCATGGCTTAACCGCGGCACGCTGGATCAAGGCCCGGAAGCGGCGCGTGACTTCGTTCAGGGCTTCCTGTCCGTGCAAATGGAAACGGCGCCATGCGCCTGCCTCTGGCTGATCGGTCTGCCGGCGGTGCGGTTTGCCGGTGAAGCGGACGCGGAAGCATTCAATCGTGAATTGCAGATCGAAGGCCTGGGTTCGGCCTGGGCCGTTCCCGGTCTGGAATTGTTAATGGAAGAGCCCCAGCGCAAGGCCGCTGTGTGGCAAGCCATGCGTCGGCTGATGGCGCGCTGGAAAGAATCGAATGAGTGA